In a genomic window of Thermoprotei archaeon:
- a CDS encoding MoxR family ATPase: MRISEVNALINNVVNEVSRIIVDKDNVIKLLLMAVLANGHVLIEDFPGLAKTLIAKSIAKVLGCKFSRVQFTPDLLPADIIGSMVYNQAESSFEFRRGPIFANILLGDEINRSPPKTQSALLEAMQEHQVTVEGKTYKLPEPFIVIATQNPIEYEGTYPLPEAQIDRFMIKLSIGYPSKEGEIDILKRRILRRADDVELKSLATPEIIIESQQAIEDVYVSDEVLKYIVNIVRATRNHSYVEVGVSPRGTLALLKLSRIRAVVEGRDYVIPDDVKEVAPYVLSHRLILKSELWIKGIRPEQIISHVINEVEVPKSIR; this comes from the coding sequence TTGAGAATTAGCGAAGTTAATGCATTAATTAATAATGTAGTAAATGAGGTGTCCCGAATTATAGTTGATAAAGATAATGTTATTAAACTTTTGTTAATGGCTGTGTTGGCTAATGGTCATGTTCTTATTGAGGATTTCCCTGGGTTAGCAAAAACTTTAATAGCAAAAAGCATTGCTAAAGTTCTTGGTTGTAAATTTAGTAGAGTTCAATTTACACCTGATCTTTTACCAGCAGATATTATAGGCTCAATGGTATACAATCAGGCTGAGAGTAGTTTTGAGTTTAGAAGGGGCCCTATTTTTGCTAACATACTTCTAGGTGATGAGATTAATCGTTCTCCTCCTAAAACACAGTCAGCGTTGCTGGAAGCTATGCAAGAACATCAGGTAACAGTGGAGGGTAAGACATACAAACTTCCTGAACCGTTTATTGTAATTGCTACGCAAAATCCAATAGAGTATGAAGGTACTTATCCATTACCTGAAGCACAGATTGATCGTTTTATGATAAAACTCAGTATCGGATATCCTTCTAAAGAAGGAGAGATTGATATACTGAAGCGTAGAATTTTGCGTCGAGCGGATGATGTTGAATTAAAGAGTTTGGCTACACCAGAAATCATTATCGAGAGTCAACAAGCTATTGAAGATGTTTACGTAAGCGATGAGGTGTTAAAATATATTGTGAACATAGTAAGAGCAACACGTAATCATAGTTATGTAGAGGTTGGTGTGAGTCCTAGGGGGACTTTGGCACTCCTTAAACTTTCACGGATTAGGGCTGTTGTCGAAGGTAGGGATTATGTCATACCAGATGATGTCAAGGAGGTTGCCCCTTACGTTCTTTCTCATAGACTTATACTAAAATCTGAATTATGGATTAAGGGAATTCGTCCTGAACAAATAATATCACATGTTATAAATGAAGTTGAAGTCCCTAAATCAATAAGGTAA
- a CDS encoding V-type ATPase 116kDa subunit family protein produces the protein MIKPVKMKKIYLAVPRRYETEVLEEIGKLGAIQLISERASIGEEPENLDLYDRFLRIDERTNLLLTTLYNTKEKFSSPETKQNIESPQITEEILPSKITIEQIKTYVSDYEKKIDELTRNADSLQREIEDLSMIKDRLSLLQVSDIDISSIGDHKFMFVKAGLMNNTLIPKLEEYLKDFNVVYEVKQVKPKESLVIVAGLNDYKTNVEKALTLLNFNEFKFPEKLPPDPKEALEELDKRISAKLKELDSLTAIVQGIRKELRSRRDYVSFLREAKSSLLRTKNLSIIQGWIPESAVNKLESKVSQLTEKVFYLKVEDPREDEEIPVELANKGLLKYFELLTTVQGVPHYKEIDPTLIYAILFPIMYGMMFGDVGNGLAILIWGFLFYKIHKPFLGISRRALNRLGVIMMIGGISAMIFGILYGSIFLYENAFKPLWIRPTEDTNTIIAIALEFGVAQIIIALVLNIINNIGRREYKEAVLSGKGLIGLIYYIVGVMLAINLIKSGLQLSAFLYPENQPLTFTALAMLGLVFFSPAIKGSHHSLGESLMEGFGEFIEVFLSYITNSISYVRLAAFAIAHGVLANFAYILGESIGFVPSLIVVNIMVILIEGFAAGIQSIRLIYYEFSTKFFRGNGVRFKPIKLILTD, from the coding sequence GTGATCAAACCAGTCAAAATGAAGAAAATTTATCTCGCTGTTCCAAGAAGATATGAGACAGAAGTTTTAGAGGAAATAGGTAAGCTTGGCGCTATACAACTCATCAGTGAGCGTGCTTCAATAGGTGAAGAACCAGAGAATTTAGATCTGTATGATAGGTTTTTAAGAATAGATGAAAGAACGAATTTACTTTTAACCACATTATATAATACGAAAGAAAAATTCTCGTCACCTGAGACTAAGCAAAATATAGAGAGTCCCCAGATTACAGAAGAAATACTTCCATCAAAGATAACTATTGAGCAGATTAAAACTTATGTGAGTGATTATGAGAAAAAGATTGACGAGCTAACTCGTAATGCTGATTCATTACAGAGAGAGATTGAAGATCTAAGTATGATAAAGGATCGGTTATCACTTTTGCAGGTCAGTGACATTGATATTAGTAGTATTGGTGATCATAAGTTTATGTTTGTGAAAGCTGGACTTATGAACAATACTCTTATTCCAAAGTTAGAGGAATATTTGAAAGATTTTAATGTAGTCTATGAGGTAAAACAGGTTAAGCCTAAAGAATCATTAGTTATTGTTGCAGGTTTGAATGATTATAAAACTAATGTTGAGAAAGCTTTAACGTTACTTAATTTTAATGAATTTAAGTTTCCAGAAAAATTACCTCCAGATCCTAAAGAAGCGTTAGAAGAGTTAGATAAGAGAATATCTGCAAAACTTAAAGAACTTGATTCTTTAACAGCTATAGTACAAGGGATAAGAAAAGAACTTAGATCACGCCGAGATTATGTAAGCTTTTTGAGAGAAGCTAAATCTTCACTACTCAGAACAAAGAATCTGAGCATCATACAGGGATGGATCCCTGAGAGTGCGGTAAACAAACTTGAAAGCAAAGTATCCCAATTAACAGAGAAAGTATTCTACTTAAAGGTTGAAGATCCTAGAGAAGATGAAGAGATACCAGTTGAATTAGCAAATAAAGGACTATTAAAATATTTTGAATTACTAACCACGGTGCAAGGAGTACCTCATTACAAAGAGATCGACCCCACATTAATCTATGCCATATTATTCCCAATAATGTATGGGATGATGTTTGGAGATGTTGGAAATGGATTAGCAATATTAATTTGGGGATTTCTCTTTTACAAGATACATAAACCATTCCTAGGTATCTCAAGACGTGCACTGAATCGTCTAGGTGTTATAATGATGATCGGAGGAATTTCAGCTATGATTTTTGGTATACTGTATGGCTCAATCTTCTTATATGAGAACGCCTTTAAACCACTATGGATAAGACCTACAGAGGATACTAACACAATAATAGCAATAGCTTTAGAATTCGGTGTAGCACAAATCATAATAGCGTTAGTACTAAATATAATTAATAATATCGGTAGGAGAGAATACAAAGAGGCTGTGCTCAGTGGCAAAGGTCTAATCGGTTTAATATATTATATTGTAGGCGTAATGCTCGCTATTAATTTGATTAAAAGCGGACTCCAGTTATCAGCTTTCCTTTATCCTGAAAATCAACCTTTGACGTTTACAGCCTTAGCAATGCTAGGGTTAGTGTTCTTTAGTCCAGCAATAAAAGGCTCACATCATTCACTTGGAGAAAGTTTGATGGAGGGATTTGGTGAGTTCATTGAAGTCTTTCTTTCCTACATAACAAATTCCATATCTTATGTACGTTTAGCGGCTTTTGCTATAGCTCATGGTGTGCTAGCAAATTTTGCATATATTTTAGGCGAATCAATAGGTTTCGTACCTAGTCTTATAGTAGTAAACATAATGGTTATACTCATTGAAGGCTTCGCTGCAGGCATTCAGTCAATAAGGTTAATTTATTATGAATTCTCGACAAAATTCTTCCGAGGAAATGGCGTCAGATTTAAACCAATCAAACTAATACTCACTGATTGA
- a CDS encoding archaellin/type IV pilin N-terminal domain-containing protein, which translates to MKLKSMKSNERAISEIISVLLLISIVLAASVIFIPNMLRSEHNLLLNMSHSEEKQSQRLMEALTVIKSERYATDLILWVYNYGIITNVSKLFVDNVPTPITIMRDFNASWQTIYLMNPALWSENWISVNMNLFSKNNASIKYYNTSNSLIIKTSPTNSFSEFGFINKILYGYAFAINSTIEVNSGIFLISLISADKTFSSTIIFNSTSRTVNVSYNSTNNYRMGTLNNSQYNIVINFSNNQIQFKVSDISGSKTYKINIPYYKRNDGYYVYLSELASPSLTSSTIIYEFTISGMNINPLTESSIISQGINAILIKNYGWAQHSITLITSTGNIWRWIV; encoded by the coding sequence ATGAAGCTTAAAAGTATGAAAAGTAACGAACGAGCTATCAGCGAAATTATATCAGTATTGTTATTGATTAGTATTGTTCTGGCCGCCTCTGTAATTTTTATCCCTAATATGTTACGTTCTGAGCATAATCTTCTTTTAAATATGAGCCATTCTGAAGAAAAACAATCTCAACGTCTCATGGAGGCGCTGACTGTGATAAAGAGTGAACGTTACGCTACAGATCTAATTCTTTGGGTCTACAATTATGGTATAATTACAAATGTATCTAAACTATTTGTTGATAACGTACCTACACCTATAACAATAATGCGTGATTTCAATGCTTCATGGCAGACGATATACCTGATGAATCCTGCACTATGGTCTGAGAATTGGATATCTGTTAATATGAACTTATTTAGTAAGAATAATGCATCAATAAAATATTATAATACTTCGAATAGTCTAATCATAAAAACATCTCCAACAAATTCCTTCAGTGAATTCGGATTTATAAATAAGATTCTTTATGGCTATGCATTTGCAATCAATTCCACTATTGAAGTTAATTCTGGGATTTTTTTAATTTCACTAATATCTGCTGATAAAACGTTCTCATCAACAATTATTTTTAATTCAACATCTAGAACTGTTAATGTATCGTATAATAGTACTAATAATTATCGAATGGGTACGTTGAATAATTCACAATATAATATTGTCATAAATTTCAGTAATAATCAAATACAATTCAAAGTATCTGATATCTCTGGCAGCAAAACATATAAAATAAACATTCCGTATTATAAACGCAATGATGGCTATTATGTGTATTTATCAGAATTAGCAAGCCCGTCCTTAACATCGTCAACAATAATATATGAATTCACCATCAGTGGAATGAACATTAATCCATTAACAGAAAGTTCAATAATCTCACAAGGAATTAATGCGATATTGATCAAAAACTATGGTTGGGCTCAACATTCGATTACATTGATCACTTCAACAGGGAATATATGGAGGTGGATTGTATGA
- a CDS encoding RAD55 family ATPase, producing the protein MSEKIKSNIAPVDLGAPEGIPRNSLILLSGNAGTGKTVLLCHLAMNFMLNNEPIIYVTLDDDSLSVVKVFESFGWNLSEYIDKGLFKLIDGFSFRLGAFKQQNLYHFAVKEVRPDNTLSIINAILELSDNVNNKGLVILDSLNELMFTLDVRGILDFVRTLRAVVSKGKNIVTLVTLHVTTDALVELKNNLEYLVDGIIDTRIDPNLQELGIPIKQMMVKKLRGAPTNPVWIPYVILNDGVHLVDQHKLAALVKSKVKEALGNIPTAQQ; encoded by the coding sequence TTGTCTGAAAAGATTAAAAGTAACATAGCACCTGTAGACCTTGGAGCTCCTGAAGGAATTCCCAGGAATTCTTTAATACTCTTAAGTGGTAATGCTGGTACTGGTAAAACAGTACTTCTTTGCCATTTAGCAATGAATTTCATGCTCAATAACGAGCCGATAATTTATGTAACATTAGATGATGATTCATTATCTGTGGTAAAAGTTTTCGAATCGTTCGGATGGAATTTATCCGAATACATAGATAAAGGGTTATTTAAATTAATTGATGGTTTCTCCTTCAGATTAGGTGCTTTTAAGCAACAAAATCTCTATCACTTTGCAGTCAAAGAGGTACGTCCAGATAATACTTTAAGTATAATTAATGCCATCTTAGAATTATCAGATAATGTAAATAACAAAGGCCTTGTGATATTGGATTCATTGAACGAACTGATGTTTACCCTTGATGTAAGAGGCATTTTAGATTTTGTAAGAACTCTTAGAGCAGTAGTTTCAAAAGGTAAAAATATTGTGACACTCGTTACGTTACATGTAACTACCGATGCGTTGGTTGAATTAAAAAATAATCTAGAATACCTAGTTGATGGCATAATAGATACACGAATAGATCCTAATTTGCAAGAACTTGGAATACCAATAAAGCAAATGATGGTTAAAAAATTAAGAGGAGCACCAACAAATCCTGTATGGATACCGTATGTAATATTAAATGATGGAGTTCACTTAGTCGATCAACACAAACTAGCAGCATTAGTTAAGTCCAAAGTAAAAGAAGCTCTAGGAAATATCCCAACGGCTCAGCAGTAA